A region of Mesoplodon densirostris isolate mMesDen1 chromosome 11, mMesDen1 primary haplotype, whole genome shotgun sequence DNA encodes the following proteins:
- the LOC132498802 gene encoding C-type lectin domain family 7 member A-like isoform X4 produces MEYHSSIENLDEDGYTQLDFSSCNIIRKSVVAEKGFCAASPRWRPIAVTFGILCLVMLVITVVLCTMAGFKTMEFLG; encoded by the exons ATGGAATACCATTCTTCCATAGAAAATTTGGATGAAGATGGATATACTCAATTAGACTTCAGCTCTTGCAATATCATCAGGAAATCTGTGGTCGCAGAGAaag GATTTTGTGCTGCATCTCCTCGTTGGCGTCCCATTGCTGTGACTTTTGGAATTTTATGCTTGGTAATGCTGGTGATAACTGTGGTCCTGTGTACCATGG CTGGTTTCAAAACTATGGAATTCCTAGGATAA